One genomic window of Penaeus vannamei isolate JL-2024 unplaced genomic scaffold, ASM4276789v1 unanchor4378, whole genome shotgun sequence includes the following:
- the LOC138861307 gene encoding skin secretory protein xP2-like, which produces MPSPGSVRLEAIREALGAAPALRQGAAPALRQGAAPALRQGAAPALRQGAAPALRQGAAPALRQGAAPALRQGAAPALRQGAAPARRQGAAPARRQGAAPARRQGAAPALRQGAAPALRQGAAPALRQGAAPALRQGAAPALRQGAAPALRQGAAPARRQGAAPALRQGAAPALRQGAAPALRQGAAPARRQGAAPARRQGAAPALRQGAAPALRQGAAPALRQGAAPALRQGAAPARRQGAAPARRQGAAPARRQGAAPALRQGAAPALRPPKRKGAGYQGTVAFFSLKKSNGPNPVPVGSDAPIHIVEASTITEQAKILVVIF; this is translated from the coding sequence ATGCCTTCACCCGGGAGTGTGCGTCTCGAGGCGATTCGAGAAGCCTTAGGAGCCGCTCCTGCTCTTCGCCAGGGAGCCGCTCCTGCTCTTCGCCAGGGAGCCGCTCCTGCTCTTCGCCAGGGAGCCGCTCCTGCTCTTCGCCAGGGAGCCGCTCCTGCTCTTCGCCAGGGAGCCGCTCCTGCTCTTCGCCAGGGAGCCGCTCCTGCTCTTCGCCAGGGAGCCGCTCCTGCTCTTCGCCAGGGAGCCGCTCCTGCTCGTCGCCAGGGAGCCGCTCCTGCTCGTCGCCAGGGAGCCGCTCCTGCTCGTCGCCAGGGAGCCGCTCCTGCTCTTCGCCAGGGAGCCGCTCCTGCTCTTCGCCAGGGAGCCGCTCCTGCTCTTCGCCAGGGAGCCGCTCCTGCTCTTCGCCAGGGAGCCGCTCCTGCTCTTCGCCAGGGAGCCGCTCCTGCTCTTCGCCAGGGAGCCGCTCCTGCTCGTCGCCAGGGAGCCGCTCCTGCTCTTCGCCAGGGAGCCGCTCCTGCTCTTCGCCAGGGAGCCGCTCCTGCTCTTCGCCAGGGAGCCGCTCCTGCTCGTCGCCAGGGAGCCGCTCCTGCTCGTCGCCAGGGAGCCGCTCCTGCTCTTCGCCAGGGAGCCGCTCCTGCTCTTCGCCAGGGAGCCGCTCCTGCTCTTCGCCAGGGAGCCGCTCCTGCTCTTCGCCAGGGAGCCGCTCCTGCTCGTCGCCAGGGAGCCGCTCCTGCTCGTCGCCAGGGAGCCGCTCCTGCTCGTCGCCAGGGAGCCGCTCCTGCTCTTCGCCAGGGAGCCGCTCCTGCTCTTCGCCCGCCGAAGCGCAAGGGCGCAGGCTATCAGGGGACCGttgccttcttttctttaaaaaaatcgaACGGTCCCAACCCTGTCCCTGTCGGGTCTGATGCACCTATCCACATCGTAGAGGCGTCTACGATCACTGAACAAGCTAAAATACTCGTAGTGATTTTCTAA